The Brassica napus cultivar Da-Ae unplaced genomic scaffold, Da-Ae ScsIHWf_228;HRSCAF=393, whole genome shotgun sequence genome window below encodes:
- the LOC106441204 gene encoding receptor-like protein EIX1: MDLKLKPSFFFSSFILIFLLNSFDSGSASTPKCISTERQALLTFKQSLTDLSGRLSSWSGQDCCSWTGVLCDARTGHVVNIDLRNPSQAVNSDEYKRGCLRGKIHQSLTRLKFLSYLDLSSNDFNGLVIPEFIGHIDTLRYLNLSSSSFSGEVPKSLGSLSKLEFLDLYAESFSDSGPFALRASDLKWLPSSLTYLNMGYVNLSGAGETWLQDFTRLTKLKELHLFNCEIKNLPPSLSSSANLKLLEVLDLSENSLSSPIPSWLFDLTSLRKLFLRWDFLQGSIPSGFKNLKLLETLDLSNNLELTGEVPPVLGELPQLKYLDLSANELNSQINGFLDAFSKNKYNSLVFLDLSSNKMAGTLPESLGALRNLQILDLSSNSFTGSIPSSIGNMLSLKKLDLSFNAMNGNIPETLGKLAELVDLDLMANTWEGVLLKSHFANLRSLKSLRLTTEPNRSLVFKVPSTWVPPFKLELINIENCRIGPKFPMWLQVQTELNSVTLRNTGIADAIPHTWFSNIASDVTYLILANNRIKGTLPQSLAFPKLNTVDLSSNSFQGPFPLWTTNATELRLYENNFSGPLPLNINVLMPRMEKLYLFHNSFTGPIPSSLCEVTGLQILSLRNNRFSGSFPNCWHRSFMLYGIDVSENSLSGEIPASLGALPSLSVLLLNQNALQGRIPDTLQNCSGLTNIDLGGNKLSGKVPSWLSKLSSLFMLRLQSNSLDGQIPDTLCSVPNLHILDLSGNKVSGPVPKCISNLTAIARGTTNFEVFQNLVFVVTRARKYQEIVNSINLSGNNLSGEIPEEILDLSYLRILNLSRNSMAGRIPGGISKLGRLETLDLSRNMLSGAIPEGLAAISSLQKLNLSYNKLEGRIPQLLKFDDPSVYIGNELLCGKPLPKKCPRRML; the protein is encoded by the coding sequence ATGGACCTCAAACTCAAgccaagcttcttcttctcctcttttaTTCTCATCTTTCTTCTCAATAGTTTTGATTCCGGATCAGCATCTACTCCCAAATGCATATCCACCGAGAGACAAGCTCTTCTCaccttcaaacaatcacttaCCGATCTTTCCGGTCGACTCTCTTCTTGGTCCGGACAAGACTGCTGCAGCTGGACTGGTGTTCTCTGCGACGCCCGGACCGGCCACGTCGTCAATATTGATCTCAGAAACCCGAGTCAAGCAGTGAACTCCGATGAGTATAAAAGAGGTTGCTTGCGGGGTAAGATCCATCAGTCTCTGACCCGTCTCAAGTTCTTGAGCTACCTTGACTTGAGTTCAAACGACTTCAACGGCCTGGTGATCCCTGAGTTCATCGGACACATCGATACTCTGAGGTACTTGAATCTTTCTTCCTCATCGTTTTCCGGTGAAGTTCCTAAGAGTCTTGGGAGCTTGTCGAAGCTGGAGTTTCTTGACCTGTACGCTGAGTCGTTTAGTGACTCTGGTCCGTTTGCTTTGCGCGCAAGCGACCTCAAGTGGCTGCCTTCTTCACTGACTTACCTCAACATGGGGTATGTGAATCTAAGCGGCGCCGGCGAAACCTGGTTACAGGACTTCACTAGACTCACGAAGCTGAAGGAGTTGCATTTGTTCAACTGTGAGATCAAGAACTTACCTCCCTCCTTGTCTTCCTCTGCGAATCTGAAGCTTCTTGAAGTTCTTGATTTGTCTGAAAACTCTCTCAGCTCGCCCATACCCAGCTGGCTCTTTGATCTCACCAGCCTTAGAAAGCTATTCCTGAGATGGGACTTCCTCCAGGGATCAATTCCTTCTGGATTCAAGAACCTGAAGCTTCTAGAGACATTAGATCTGTCTAATAATCTGGAACTCACGGGAGAAGTTCCACCGGTTCTTGGAGAGCTTCCTCAGCTAAAGTATCTTGACCTCTCTGCAAACGAACTCAACAGTCAAATCAATGGCTTTCTAGACGCTTTCTCCAAAAACAAATACAACAGCTTGGTCTTTCTCGATCTTAGCTCCAACAAGATGGCTGGGACATTACCTGAGTCTCTCGGAGCGTTGAGGAATCTCCAGATTCTTGATCTTTCATCCAACTCCTTCACTGGTTCGATCCCTTCTTCTATAGGAAACATGTTGTCACTCAAgaaactcgatctttctttcaACGCCATGAACGGGAACATCCCGGAAACCTTGGGGAAGCTTGCGGAGCTCGTGGATCTAGACTTGATGGCCAACACATGGGAAGGCGTTCTCCTGAAGTCTCATTTCGCCAATCTCAGAAGCTTGAAAAGCCTCCGTCTAACAACTGAACCAAACAGATCTCTCGTCTTTAAGGTCCCGTCTACATGGGTTCCTCCTTTCAAACTGGAGCTGATCAACATCGAGAACTGCCGGATCGGCCCTAAGTTCCCAATGTGGCTTCAGGTACAAACCGAACTCAACTCCGTCACACTCAGGAACACTGGTATTGCAGACGCAATACCACACACCTGGTTCTCTAATATAGCTTCTGATGTAACGTACCTGATTCTAGCAAACAACAGAATCAAAGGTACATTACCTCAAAGCCTCGCGTTCCCAAAGTTAAACACCGTTGACTTAAGCTCCAACAGCTTCCAAGGCCCTTTCCCTCTCTGGACAACAAACGCAACAGAGCTTCGTCTTTACGAGAACAACTTCTCAGGTCCTCTTCCACTCAACATTAACGTCTTAATGCCGAGAATGGAAAAGCTATACCTCTTTCACAACAGCTTCACCGGACCAATCCCATCGTCTCTATGCGAAGTCACCGGTCTCCAGATCCTCTCCCTAAGAAACAACCGCTTCTCCGGTAGCTTCCCAAACTGCTGGCACCGTTCCTTCATGCTTTACGGAATCGACGTCTCCGAGAACAGCTTATCAGGCGAGATACCAGCCTCTCTCGGCGCGTTGCCTTCTCTCAGCGTCTTGCTTCTGAACCAGAACGCTTTACAAGGTAGAATCCCAGACACTCTTCAGAACTGCTCCGGTCTTACAAACATTGATCTCGGAGGAAACAAGCTGAGTGGGAAAGTGCCATCGTGGCTGAGTAAGCTGTCTTCTCTCTTCATGCTTCGTCTGCAAAGCAACTCCTTAGACGGTCAAATCCCAGATACTCTCTGCAGCGTTCCCAATCTACACATTCTTGATCTCTCGGGGAACAAAGTCTCAGGCCCGGTTCCGAAATGCATAAGCAACCTCACAGCCATTGCTCGCGGGACAACAAACTTCGAGGTGTTCCAGAACCTTGTCTTCGTAGTCACAAGAGCTCGCAAATACCAAGAGATTGTCAACAGCATCAATCTTTCGGGAAACAACTTAAGCGGAGAGATCCCAGAGGAGATCTTGGACCTCTCTTACCTTCGAATCTTGAATTTATCAAGAAACTCCATGGCGGGAAGGATTCCCGGGGGGATTTCGAAACTTGGTCGGTTGGAGACGCTTGATCTATCGAGGAACATGTTGTCTGGTGCCATTCCTGAGGGCTTGGCAGCGATATCTTCTCTGCAGAAGCTGAATCTTTCGTACAATAAACTGGAGGGGAGGATACCGCAGCTTCTGAAGTTTGATGATCCGTCCGTTTAC
- the LOC125600524 gene encoding RING-H2 finger protein ATL38-like, producing MPADDMPQPGFVKNESDLAIMVATALTFSIFIVGLASVCYRWTARRFYTDEQSVNLSTHPQHELQTARRGTTRRGIDAAIVESFQTFLYSEVKEQRIGKGGVECVVCLCEFQDNDRLSLMPNCCHVYHADCVSVWLSDHSTCPLCRVDLVFQQGQGSDPDPELGVVDTTEARLSESMTWSNRSRPPRSRSMRLPHLRVADMSLSRSHSTGHCVAEPVENLDRFTLRLPDGVRTRLIKKTLVRSSQGLYRSRSVGSRSARSVFSEQWCNYKNHRRVHSMTLSFTDHLRVWLAGDVVAPPNTEQSSREFRPDDLV from the coding sequence ATGCCAGCGGACGATATGCCACAGCCAGGATTCGTGAAAAATGAAAGCGACCTAGCCATCATGGTGGCAACGGCTCTAACCTTCTCCATCTTCATCGTGGGTTTGGCTTCGGTTTGCTATCGCTGGACCGCTCGCAGGTTTTACACGGACGAGCAATCCGTAAACCTGTCTACACACCCCCAACATGAACTCCAGACCGCGAGGAGGGGTACGACGAGGCGTGGGATCGACGCAGCGATCGTGGAATCGTTTCAGACGTTTCTATACTCTGAGGTGAAGGAGCAGAGGATTGGTAAAGGCGGGGTCGAGTGTGTGGTGTGTCTTTGTGAGTTCCAAGACAATGATAGGCTGAGTTTGATGCCTAATTGTTGTCATGTGTATCATGCTGATTGCGTAAGTGTCTGGCTCTCTGATCACTCCACGTGTCCGCTCTGCCGTGTGGATCTTGTCTTCCAACAGGGTCAGGGAAGCGACCCGGATCCTGAACTAGGAGTTGTAGATACTACAGAAGCGCGTTTGTCTGAAAGTATGACGTGGTCCAATAGAAGCAGACCGCCTCGGTCTAGGTCGATGAGATTGCCCCATTTGCGAGTCGCTGATATGTCATTATCGAGATCTCATTCGACCGGACACTGTGTGGCTGAACCGGTGGAGAATTTGGACCGGTTTACACTCCGGTTACCAGATGGTGTACGGACGAGACTGATAAAGAAGACGCTGGTGAGAAGCTCGCAGGGTTTGTACAGAAGCAGAAGTGTCGGAAGCAGAAGCGCGAGGAGTGTCTTCTCAGAACAATGGTGTAACTATAAGAACCATCGGCGGGTACATTCGATGACTCTCTCCTTCACTGATCATCTTCGCGTATGGTTGGCAGGAGATGTGGTGGCTCCGCCGAATACTGAGCAGTCATCTAGAGAATTCCGACCAGATGATCTAGTGTAA
- the LOC125600523 gene encoding phosphatidylinositol N-acetylglucosaminyltransferase subunit C-like — translation MDNNLAGDSPPPPPPPPPPPPPRPKWRKVAYGGMQIGYDDNYTDETFLEEMVMNANVVRRDLLKVMKDSISISQYLCIVALVVLVWFHTLQSSLDETSLLLLDLSLLALGFLVLLLTEEKMLSLRLLLRYVINITFFTTGLYVLAPVYQTLTRSISSDSIWAVTVSLLLLHLFLHDYSGSTIRAPGALKSPSLTSCISVNASVVASVFVASRLPSRGHVFAVMLFSLQVFLFAPLVAYCIKKFSFGLHLGFSFALMGLTMYSVYALHRLFFVLFLVLVVVVNVVCPYWLIRMQEYKFEINGPWDEAKLCFDITD, via the coding sequence ATGGACAATAACCTCGCCGGAgactctcctcctcctcctcctcctcctcctcctcctcctcctccaagaCCCAAATGGCGCAAAGTAGCCTACGGAGGGATGCAGATCGGCTACGACGACAACTACACCGACGAAACCTTCCTCGAAGAAATGGTAATGAACGCCAACGTCGTCCGCCGCGACCTACTCAAAGTAATGAAAGACTCAATCTCAATCTCCCAATACCTCTGCATCGTCGCCCTCGTCGTCCTCGTCTGGTTCCACACCCTCCAATCATCCCTCGACGAAAcctccctcctcctcctcgacCTCTCCCTCCTAGCGCTAGGCTTCTTGGTCCTCCTCCTAACCGAAGAAAAAATGCTCTCCTTGCGCCTCCTCCTGCGCTACGTAATCAACATCACGTTCTTCACTACAGGACTCTACGTGTTAGCTCCCGTCTACCAGACGCTGACGAGATCGATAAGCTCCGATTCGATCTGGGCCGTGACTGTGTCCCTCCTCTTGCTCCATCTCTTCTTGCACGATTACTCCGGGTCCACGATCAGAGCCCCGGGGGCGTTGAAGAGTCCGAGTTTGACGAGCTGTATATCGGTTAACGCTTCGGTTGTTGCGTCGGTGTTTGTCGCTTCGAGGCTTCCTTCGAGGGGACATGTGTTCGCTGTGATGCTCTTCTCGCTACAAGTGTTTTTGTTTGCTCCTCTTGTGGCTTACTGCATCAAGAAGTTCTCGTTTGGGTTGCATTTGGGCTTCTCGTTTGCGTTGATGGGTTTGACGATGTACTCTGTTTATGCGCTGCATAGgttgttctttgttttgtttctggTGCTTGTGGTTGTTGTTAATGTTGTGTGTCCTTATTGGTTGATAAGGATGCAGGAGTATAAGTTTGAGATTAATGGTCCGTGGGATGAGGCTAAGCTTTGTTTCGACATTActgattga
- the LOC125600522 gene encoding translation initiation factor eIF-2B subunit epsilon-like: MGAQKKGGARVSDDSEEQSRQRLQAILLADSFTTKFRPVTLERPKVLLPLVNVPMIDYTLAWLESAGIEEVFVFCCAHSTQIIDYLETSEWRTHPNLVVRTIESHKSISAGDALRYIYEQQTETSQIQGDFVLVSGDTVSNMPLADLIQEHRERKKKDEKAIMTMVIKKSKPSLITHQSRLGTDQLFIAVDPLTKQLLHYEEDKVDHARGSVCLDKSLMESNPSVLLYNDMQDCYIDICSPEVLSLFEDNFDYQHLRRHFVKGVLVDDIMGYKIFTHEIGSSYAARVDNFRSYDTVSKDIIQRWTYPYVPDINFGGNRPVKLGREGIYRACDVVQSRSADVGASTVVGYGTKIGNGDRILNSVIGSGCIIGSNVVIEGSYIWNNVTIEDGCEIRNAIVCDGVRIRAGAVLEPGVVLSFKVVVGRDFVVPAYSKVSLLQQPMKEDSDEELEYADSSSGAADRLSGLSLEMESKGSELGPDGAGYIWEVCEGAHDEEWKHSVAPIPEDKLAEITQAMDDYDDMEDESVVPTSGELKSDADSINTDVNDPGDDYGYFEREVEGTFLRAVEEGIKVELGVLEINSLRLSYNMESADCAGAIFYSMMKLAVDTPHSSASELYKNASSIITKWKGLLGFYVKQTDEQIEVIMKFEEMCQETAKELGPLFAQILHVLYEKDVVQEDAIMRWAEEKAGADEADKVYLQQCETFIQWLKEASEEEDEDDDEEDD, encoded by the coding sequence ATGGGTGCTCAGAAGAaaggcggcgctagggtttccgACGACTCCGAGGAGCAGAGCCGTCAACGTCTCCAAGCCATCCTCCTCGCCGACAGCTtcaccacaaagttccgtcccgTAACCCTAGAACGCCCCAAGGTACTCTTACCACTCGTAAACGTCCCGATGATCGATTACACCTTGGCCTGGCTCGAATCCGCCGGAATCGAAGAGGTCTTCGTCTTCTGCTGCGCTCACTCCACGCAAATCATCGATTACCTCGAAACCTCCGAGTGGCGCACGCACCCGAACCTGGTCGTGAGGACGATCGAATCTCACAAATCGATCAGCGCCGGAGACGCCTTGCGTTACATCTACGAGCAGCAGACGGAGACGTCTCAGATCCAAGGCGACTTCGTCCTCGTCAGCGGAGACACCGTGAGTAACATGCCGTTAGCTGATTTGATTCAAGAACAtagggagaggaagaagaaggacgaGAAAGCTATCATGACGATGGTTATCAAGAAATCGAAACCTTCCTTGATCACGCATCAGTCGAGGCTAGGGACTGATCAGCTCTTCATCGCTGTTGATCCGTTAACGAAGCAGCTTCTTCATTACGAAGAGGATAAGGTTGATCACGCGAGAGGGAGTGTTTGCTTGGATAAGTCTTTGATGGAGAGTAATCCATCTGTGTTGTTGTATAATGATATGCAGGATTGTTACATTGATATATGTTCACCTGAGGTGCTTAGTCTCTTTGAGGATAACTTTGATTATCAGCATTTGCGGCGTCATTTTGTGAAAGGTGTGCTTGTTGATGACATTATGGGGTATAAGATCTTCACTCATGAGATTGGCTCGAGTTATGCTGCTAGGGTTGATAATTTTAGAAGCTATGATACTGTTAGTAAGGATATAATCCAGAGGTGGACGTATCCTTATGTGCCGGATATCAATTTCGGTGGGAACCGTCCTGTTAAGCTTGGGAGAGAAGGGATATACAGGGCTTGTGATGTGGTTCAGTCGCGGTCTGCTGATGTTGGGGCTTCTACTGTTGTTGGTTATGGGACAAAGATTGGGAATGGGGATAGGATCTTGAACTCGGTTATTGGGAGTGGATGTATTATTGGATCTAATGTGGTGATTGAAGGGTCCTACATTTGGAACAATGTTACTATTGAAGATGGGTGTGAGATAAGGAACGCTATTGTCTGTGATGGGGTGAGAATCAGAGCTGGGGCTGTTTTGGAACCTGGTGTTGTTCTGTCTTTCAAGGTTGTGGTTGGGAGGGACTTTGTTGTACCTGCGTATTCTAAGGTTTCGTTGCTTCAACAGCCGATGAAGGAAGACAGCGATGAGGAGCTGGAATATGCTGACAGTAGCAGTGGGGCTGCAGATCGTTTGTCTGGTCTAAGTTTGGAAATGGAGTCCAAAGGATCTGAGCTTGGTCCTGATGGAGCAGGTTACATATGGGAAGTATGTGAAGGGGCTCATGATGAGGAGTGGAAGCATTCTGTTGCACCAATCCCCGAGGATAAACTCGCTGAGATCACTCAGGCCATGGATGATTATGATGACATGGAGGACGAAAGTGTTGTCCCGACTTCTGGAGAGTTGAAATCTGATGCTGATAGTATCAACACTGATGTGAACGATCCTGGTGATGACTATGGTTACTTTGAGAGAGAAGTTGAAGGTACCTTCTTAAGGGCTGTTGAGGAGGGTATCAAAGTGGAACTTGGAGTTTTGGAGATTAACTCACTTCGTTTGTCATACAACATGGAGTCTGCGGATTGTGCTGGAGCAATATTCTACTCTATGATGAAGCTAGCAGTTGATACTCCACACAGCTCTGCTAGTGAGCTGTATAAAAACGCCTCGAGTATCATTACGAAGTGGAAGGGGCTTCTTGGGTTCTATGTAAAGCAAACTGATGAACAGATAGAAGTGATAATGAAGTTTGAAGAGATGTGTCAGGAAACTGCGAAGGAGTTGGGACCTTTGTTTGCTCAGATTCTGCATGTTCTATATGAGAAAGATGTGGTGCAGGAAGATGCGATAATGAGATGGGCGGAAGAGAAAGCAGGCGCGGATGAAGCCGACAAAGTTTATCTGCAGCAGTGTGAGACGTTCATACAGTGGCTAAAGGAAGCATCtgaggaggaagatgaagacgatgatgaagaagatgactGA